The Lactuca sativa cultivar Salinas chromosome 2, Lsat_Salinas_v11, whole genome shotgun sequence genome includes the window TTAACTCGTAGAAAATGGCTCGGACTTTCTCCCAAAAACTTTCGTAAGGCTGACTATCTCCTACAATTGGATCTTCGGAAGCCGCCACCCATGCCTCCGctaacttttcttcttcttcttcttttgtccaTGGGGCCCTTTTTTGGGTGGTAATGGGTTGAgccgttttttttttccttttttcttttttggttgaggtggtggtgaaggttgCGTTTACGCAACAAAATCCGGCGAAACTGGTGGTTGTGAGCTTAGTGGTTGTGAaattggtggttgttgttgtgatgattgttgttggagttgttgtagttgttggaattgttgaaattgttggtATTGTGAAATTTGTTATTGTTGGAAAGACGGAAAATGTTGATATTGTTGTTGGAAAAGTGGTGTTTGTTGGATATTGAAGTAGATTGATAAAACCGCCTTGAGGTGACTCCATAATCGGGAATTGGCAAGGTGTTGTATCTAACGCAAAAGCGTTATCGGATTTGCGATTTCTGTAGTTTGGAGGAGTATTTTGGTTGGGATCCATGGTTTTTGGTTGTGAAGATGTAGTGTGTAGTTTGTGtatagagaaagaaaagaatcgtgtaaaaaataatgagtaaaagtgttgtatttataggtaaataaattggttatttttttttttaaaacaaactaGCCGTTGAACGGCTATAGAAAACGGTCAAGAAAAGGCTTCGATTTCATTGGTCGTGCAAGTCCATTGTGTCGAACACGAGAGTAAATGAAAACGAGCAACCACGAAACAACGGGGGTAGTGTGCACGCCTGTTGTTCTTGGCCAGCTCAACCACGAACACCCTCGTGGTAAGTATACCACTCGGCCTTATACAATTTCTCAACCCGTTTATGGGATACGATGTTGTTTTACAAATTTTACGATGTTTTACAAATTTTCGCATATAGCATGCCTTCTTAGCAGATGCCATCTAGCTACAAGAAAGGTGGCTATTTTGAGGATTTGCTTAATTTTTGATCAACTATTGAAAATTGGTATAGGATATTATTctcatttgtcattttctcttaaaAATACGTATCGTTGAGGGGAAAATCAAAAATGGTCTTAACTACATGCAATTACTCAAAGTACAATAATGAAGGACCAAAACCAAAGAGAACCAAACCACAATAATGAAGGAACAAAACCTACAGATTGTACTTAACTACATGCAATTTACTCAAAGTACAATATATGACTTCCAATAGTCTAGAAGAAGAACTTTATGTTACTAGAATTCCAAAAGATCCCATAAATTTGGACATCAAACGATTGCTTTTCATATTCCTAACCAGCCTCATCGTCCACCTTTATAAGCAAAGATTCGATCTTTATTTTTGACAGGTTCCAATCAAGAAGCAAATCCCCTAGAAAGAACAAAAAATGGCAgactcttcttcatcttcatcaaaagTAAGCTTGAAGCTTCTGATCGACACCAAAACAAAGAAAGTTTTATTTGCAGAAGCCAACAAAGAATTCGTTGATTTCCTTTTCTACATCCTTTCTCTCCCTGTTGGTACTGTGATCAGGCTTCTAAGCAAGAACTCAATGGTGGGTTCACTCGGAAAGCTCTATGGCAGCATCGAGAGCTTGAGCGATACGTATATCCAGCCACACCAAAGCAAAGACTCTGTTTTAAACCCCAAGACCGTGAACTATGGGGCTAATGTCCCACTCTTGCTAACCGATGATGACATCCAGATGGATCAGAGGTTCTACAAATGTCAATACTGTAATTCAGATCATGTAACCAATGATCCTACTACTTTGTGTCCTAGGTGCAAAAACAGAAAAATGAACTACGCGATTGACTATGTGAGGGGTAAAGGTGCAGAGAAGGAAACGGAGGAGGGTGGTGGTTTTGTGAAGGGGGTGGTGACTTACATGGTTATGGATGATTTGGAGGTGAAGCCCATGTCCACCATATCTAGCATTACTATGTTGAACAAGTTCAATGTCACGGAAGTCGGTGGTCTTCAGGAAAAGGTTGTTTCTTTGGAAATGAAAGAGGTATGCTTTATAGTCTTGTACTGTACTACTCAAGGATACTACTTATAATAAACTCGTAACAATATAATAGCAAACTAAACTCCTGATTTTAACTGTATAAAATGATAATCTAGTACTCCATGCTTACTGTGTGATGATTGTAGGGTCTGATGTTACTGAAGGCCTCATTGCAGTGCAAGAACGTGCTTACTAGTGTGTTTCTCTCATAAGGGTGTATTGACTATTGACTGAATAAAATTTGGAACATTGTTTGTTTTCAAAATTGAGTGTGTTcggttttaaatttttaataatgTCTCGTTTCTTTATATGTTAATTATGTCCTTGAGTCGTTTATCTGATGAAATGTTATGGTTGTTGGTTTCCGGTTACATATGGGTAATTAAGTGTAGCAAAAGAGAACAGTGATTCCATGTTGGGCCTGAAATTATTATTAACGTACTTGCTATATATAATCAAGAAAGACGTACTAGTTACTACACAATTAAGAAGTCATTTTTATAGATCATATTTGTGGTTCTTGGTGGTTTCTTTTTTCAATCATAGCTTCTGGTCTTTCTTCCTTTTGCAAGACCATGTGCGCAaattaagtatatatatgaatggcCTAGGGCATACCAACAGTGTCTCAGAATTTAACACTTTGTAATAAAAAACAAATGAGTTAGACCCTATATATGTCCAGAAGCTGACAAACGACAAAGCCCACTAATTAACGAACAAAGATGCATATTGACGACTTGGCATGTATTGTAGAAATCAAGGGAAAGATAAGAAGGTATCAGGACCACAAAAATACCGTAGGAAAGAGTACCTCTGGCTCTGACAACTGTCCAGTCAAAAGAGAGGTGAAAACTCTCTTTTAGATATTTACAAGGATGATCTTATCTTAGGCCGGACGGAGGGAAAGGAAGCAGCACTACAAAAAAAAATAGCCATTTAATGGCATACAAAAAGTGCCACAAAAAATCTAAAAAGTGCCATTAAAGACCCTTATAGGAATGAACGGCACACaaaaaaagtgtcactaaaatCGACACCACTAAAGCCTTTTAGTAGCACCTTTTGGTTTGCCACTACAAACATTTAAgattttagtggcactttttccTGCCACAATAAATAAAAAGGCTTTTGTGGCACAAGTTTTGTGTCGGTAAAAACTATTGTTATTTAAAAATTTATATCAATTTTAATGGCACATAGTTTTTGCTACAAAAAAACGTTTTACAAACTTAAATGCCACTATAGACATTTATCACATTAGCTTTGattaattaaaatcattatttattTACAATATAAAagataaacaaaacaacaaaatgTAGAAATCATAATACCATCAtttcaattaaaatttaaatcgTGTTCCAAAAACATTCGCAAAATTTGGAAACAAATGGCTACAAATGTCAATTTAAGTCTAAAAATCTAACATAAAACACAAAAAATCATTACGCTCTTGAAcctctctcaaaatcttcatgcGAGTAATGTGATCCTCATGTGAACTCTTTCTTAGCAATAATACTAGCGGTTAcctgttaaaaaaacaaacaccttTCAATATGCatccaatgaaaacatgattcaAAATGCACGTAAAAATATTGTCCACTACATATGTGAAATTTTGAAACAATAAATTATTTACCATTGTTATCCTGACTTCTTGTTGGTGACATCTGGTTAACTGATACAGATTTGTTAGGGACTGAAGAAATACTAGGGACCTAAAACATATTAATGAAAAcaaatatgattaataaataaaatataaagtcAGTGCATGTAATTACCTCTATGTTCATATTTCAGTACAAGGACCTATTTTGTAAATTTCATGGGACCAAATCTATAAAATCAATTCAACAAAAGGACATGTAGTTGATCATTAACATATCAGCAAAACGACAATTTCTGTATAAACAAGTCTACAAAAACATGgttattgttaaaaaaaattgttagataAAATCTAATTTAATGAAGGTTTTAATAATATCAGAATTTGAATAAACTGTGAAACCTAAAGGGGTTAACTGAAAAGTTTGTAAACCAATTATGAAAAGAAATGCAGAATGAAGGGTTACATGGGAAATAAGAGTCAAAATCAGGGACCGATAGTGTAACTATAGAATTGAAAGGCAAAAGCAAATATCATATCATTTAAGCAGAAACAAAATCACGTCCTTCATTTTATATGCCTAATGACCAATAAACTTCTGTATTTATATGGACATTATACCTCTGTTTCTTTTATAATTTCTAACCTCTATTTTTTGTAATGACCACTATACCTTTGTTTGCTTTTAAATGTCATACTCATGTTCTTTTATAATGACCATTATAAACCTCTTTCCTTTTATATTTCAGTCCCCTGTTCTTTTATAATGACAGTTAATCTATTATAGCATATGGTAATTTTGTGTTGGAGTAACTAAAATACCTTGTTCATTTGCACCTATCCCACACTCAAAAGATTGTTGGTTTGATTGTTGATTAATAGACTGACATTCTCTAGAATTTGATTGAACACCTTATGTTTCAGTAGCCCCATGGTCTTCTATAAGCTCGCTGATTTTGGTAGAAGTGATACATAGCCACTTTAGTCTTCTTCCCATACTGTTATTTCAAAACACATGAAATGCAAACATCAATATTTAcaacttatattatattaaaagaatatgcCATAAACAAAAGATACATTCCAAGTATCCTAAATCTAGAAAAATATGTCTATTATTAGATTCCATGTTTAAACAGTTTGTACATGGTCACTttatcatcccccccccccccttaaattgACACTTGTTCTCTCAAGTGCAAAATTGAAGAAGCTTAGCACCCCATCAACAAAATTTTGACTTGATCTTGGGGCAAGATACATCCAAGATCTGTTCATGACTTAGAATGAGAAACAAAAGATTAACTATAACTAAAGAAATAGTGTTAGTATAAGATACTTCTCAAATATTTTATCAGGCATGAATATGAGTAATTACGCCTCACAATCAAAAACAGAAACGACAGTAGACAAACCACTGCAAAAAAGCAACAACAAATAAAATAGAATGAATACCTGCAAAACAGCTAACTCCTATGGAGGAAAAATGTAGTCGAGAAAAATCGTAGCTGCAACAAGGAATCAGTTGAATCGGTAGGCTTAGACCATAGATTGATGGTGATACCTGTAATCGAATGGTTAGTAGGAACCGGAGATCGATTGAATGTTAAAAGGTGTTAACGAACCCTAGTGAATGTGAAACTTAACCTGGAGTTCGGCCAGTAAGGTTGGTTTGCTGAAACTCTTTGAAGGATACGGAAAGCACGAATATAACCATTTaaactagacaaaattgcaaaaatggtccctgtggtatgcaaaattttagggttttagtccaaacagtgacttttttggtttcatagtccttttggagtggtttgtatgtgaaaatggtccctctgaaaactgaaatgactataatacccttggggtatttatttttcatttttctttcattattcttaaaatttaatatttatttatttattttaacaattaaaaaagttaaaaaagggtccatctctctctctctctctctctctctctctctctctcctagaAGGGCGTGTCTTTGATCGCTTTCTCCAAGCTCTGTAAGAACTACCAGGGAAGCCATAGCCAGTAGCTCTTGGATGAGCTTGACCAAAACCTCCATTGTTGTGTACACAAGCACCACTTATTCCCATGGTTTTGCCTTCGTTTTCAGGGATAAGAGACAATGGTATCAAAGATGAATGTGAAACTGATGAGAAAGCCATTCGATTTTCAAACCCCTTTGATAAATATGGTACACTGCCATCATCAGTTCCAAATTGATCCATGGATCTCGCTCGTTCTTGCTTTATAGGATCCATAAATTGGGGGGGGGGTCGTTTCCCCGAATTTGACATATATTCTGATGAGAGCTTGAATTATCACCATCCCTGGAGATGAATCTCGATAAAATGCGTTCCGTTTCGGGGTATTATGCCCGAGGGTTGAAGAATGGGTCAGCATCTTCGTCTTCATACATGTCACTGTTTATCAAATTTGAGAAATACGAACTTGGTGTTGATTTGTATCGCGTCAAACCGGAGTTCATAGTTTGTTGACCCTGCCCCTGCTGTTGCAAttaatgttgatgttgttgttgccgTTGATTATGAAGATCTGAATCCATTAGAACCCTAGAAGTTGCTCCATTTGCATATGGTGTTGTTTATGCAACTGTCGGAATCGATGGGTCTATATGGATTTGGGGGAAATCAAAACAGGGTAAATTATGTAAGGTTTTGGAATCGGAATCACAGAAGTATCTGGGTGATATATGTATTCCTTTAAGTTGAAAGTCCATTATGTGTGCGTTTTCTAAATTTTTAGTgtttatatatatgaaatgtgTACAGATGAAGAATATGTGATgacgaagagagagagagagagagagagagagctggaGCAGCCTCCCTCAccaccacaacacccccagctgcTGCTGCGGATTTTCTTCTGCTTGTGCGCTACTGGATCAACACGAAGGAAACCAAGGGAAGCCGCTGGAGCAGCCTCCCTCACCACCACAAACGACGACCGCTGCCTCCACCTCCCTTTCTCATTCATAGTTCACCAACGAAAACCTACCCCTTCTTCATTCTTTTTAGTCGATTGGAGCTACCAAACACCCCTAAATGTCGAAAGTTTTAGTTGTTTTGTTTCTCCCGGTTTATTGTTGCCAGCGAACAGGTGAGAGGACCAAGGAAAGCTCGATAGATATCGACTCCTTTCCCCTCCTCGGTATTTACCGGCCACACCAAAACTGTCATCGACTGCAATTACTTCACCTTCCTCGATATGTGGCTGCCAACGATGAAATCAATAAGGCCAAGGAGGAATTGTCGGTCTCGACAAACTCCTTCTCCCCTCGCCGCGATCTGTTTGACCCCCACCGGTGCCCTCGATTTTTTGACTAGTTTCGTTCGTGTCCATCCCCGATCGTTCGTGTTCAAGGCAGGACCTGGTTTTAGaaaccgagagagagagagaggtgggccctttttatttttttaattgttaaaataaataaataaatattaaattttaagaataatgaaagaaaaatgaaaaataaataccccaagggtattatagtcatttcaattttcggagggaccattttcacatacaaatcactccaaaaggactacaaaaccaaaaaaatcactgtttggactaaaaccccaaaattttgcataccacagggaccatttttgcaattttgtctttaaacTATAATTTCATAGCAGGAGTTTTCAATGAAGGGATGGGAAATTTCCTTGGCGGTCAATTTACACTTTCAATGGAGGGAAAATGAAAATTTCATCCGATGCTGGAGGGAAAGGGGAAGTCAAGCTAAAATTTTCACTAGATGCAAAGCGAAGGGAAAACGAGCCCATGATGAAAGTTAGGGCTAAATTAGTGGCACATTAAAAGTATTTTATAATCCTTTACGACATTATTAAAAAGTGCATATATCTTTCGTTTAAAATAAAGATAATATACTTTTTTTTAAagacttttatatatatacatatatatatatatatatatatatatatatatatatatatatatatatatatatatatatatatatatatatatatatatatatatatatatatatgttttgtgccATTATTCTATCTATATATaatgaaataaaatataaaatgccACTAAAACTAGTTTTTAGTGCCATTAAAAAGCTAAATTAGTGGCACAAAATCTAAATGCCATTAAAACTGTGTGCCActgaatgatttttttttttttgtagtgcAAACGCTTCCCGCCCGGCGGAACACCGCACCGTTGGTGCGGGGAAGGTGTGTGCGGGAAACGGAGAGGGGAGCTTCTCccgctctctctctcttgctGTGATTGGCcgattttccaatttttttttttttttgaaaaactaccGTTGAATAAcggtaaaaagtgattttttttgtGGCTGTAACGACtactttacttttatttttatttttattttttttctattattattttttttatctttttaccactgctataaatatatacatataatttaAAAACATCACACTATTCTCTATTTTCTCTACTTTAtatcaacaaaaaataaaatgaatccCGACAAGCAAACCCCAAGTTCCGATCGACGGAAAAAAAGTCATGGTTTGAGTATAAACATCCCTCCTCGCAACATTTTTGCTATCGATTAATCCCCGCAAGGAGTTTACCGCTCCCAACTCGATGCTCCCATTTAATCCCCACTACAATTTCAATACCAAAATGTTGACCAATATTACCCGATGCAAGTTCCAAATGTTCCGTCGCAAATGTTTTCAAACTTTGTTGTGTTTCCGGATCAACAATCGCCAAATCAACCTCAACCCCAAACTCAAACTGAAACTCAAACCCAAACCCAACACCACCACCAACTTGTCGATGAATCAGATGACGCGGAAGAAGAAGACATGGTTCCCGAAACTcaaccaacaccaccaccacaaaGACATAAAGGGAAAAAACAAGTGTGCGAGGGTGTCGCACAACCGGGAAGAAAAAAGCCGACACTATGGGTTTCACATGAAGAGATAGTTTTGGTCAAAGCTTGGGTTGATATTTCTGAATATTCGATTCAGGGAAACGCACAACCGGTATAACATTTTTGGTTTCGCATTTTACAACGATTTCGAGAGGAGCTAGGAAAATGTGACAACTACCGTACTAAACATCAACTTAACTCGAAGTTTCATGAAATAGCAAAGGGAGTTTCAAAAATTAACGGGTTGTACAACAACCTAAAAACCCAACGAAAAAGCGGCAAAGGCGACGAAGAAATACTTCAAGAAGCGTTGCAGTTTTACCTTGAGGAAGTCGGAAAACCATTCAAGTGACACGATTGTTGGAAATTATTGGTCCGAAGTCCTAGGTGGAAAACATACGAGCGGGATTTTATTTTTGGAGTCCAACAATCAAAGCGAACGAAAACGGGCTCTAGTGGTTACACAACCTCCTCCGATGCTCGGGTCGGTCTAGATTTAAATTAAGACGACGAACTCGAGCTAGAAAAAATTGAACGCCCAATGGGTAAGGACAAAACGAAGAGAAAGTGAGGGAAGGTCTGgatttaattaatgaaatgctttttatttttaattaagaaTATGTTTAGTATTAACTTAAAAGTTATAATTCataacaaaaaaattaattttatttaaaaaaaaaaaaaagtgagggaGGGTTTCCCAcccaataggggtcgaaaatgacttttcgacaaaagattattaagaataaataatcttaaccaagttgtagaagatGTCACAAGGTttacgtacatataaagaacgccgaaatccgagttatcacgaagaagttatgacccgtcgaagtttcgcgacggaaccgacaaggcaccgggaagcgtaaatagtgaatttacgatagagagagatttagccttagtgatctaaaagaaagtcgtagaatatgttaaattaagaacatcgataaaaagaacgcctaaatctaacttcgtatgaagaagttatgatttttcgaagttttggactagcaatgtacaacccgaaattcgaatattagatcgagcggtttttggccgacacgacctaaacgggaatcaaagatctcgttaagagtagcgtaacgagaaaaagatgggtgaaaacggacgtcggatgaagaagttatgaggatttaacggaccagtCTAGTCCCGGcgtgttaataatataaaatttaagatcgagtcaaaattagccgacggagtctaaacgaaagttgtagagtacgttcccaccttcgcgtggatataaagaacgtcgaaaatagagctcgtatgcgaaagatatgatttttagaatttGGAGTGCAAAATTGCGAAATATGCGAGAGGTTGATGACGTGGCCGCTTCTGAGCCGTTGCTTGCTGACCAAGGCTTCGCTTCGGATCACGCCACGTATcctcgcattacgccccgcgtatgagatccggtacgccccgcgtacctttgGCCTTATCCTTCCGACGAGTGTGAGACAACTGGATCCGAGGTGGCGACcctatccgaagttacg containing:
- the LOC111912243 gene encoding uncharacterized protein LOC111912243, with translation MADSSSSSSKVSLKLLIDTKTKKVLFAEANKEFVDFLFYILSLPVGTVIRLLSKNSMVGSLGKLYGSIESLSDTYIQPHQSKDSVLNPKTVNYGANVPLLLTDDDIQMDQRFYKCQYCNSDHVTNDPTTLCPRCKNRKMNYAIDYVRGKGAEKETEEGGGFVKGVVTYMVMDDLEVKPMSTISSITMLNKFNVTEVGGLQEKVVSLEMKEGLMLLKASLQCKNVLTSVFLS